One Terriglobales bacterium genomic window, GCGCAACGCCTCTGTCGTAAACTGAGTCGTTTATGCCCGACAACTCATTCGACATCGTGAGCAAGATCGACCTGCAAGAGGTTTCTAACGCCATGCAGCAGGCGATGAAGGAAATTCATACCCGCTTCGATCTGAAGGATTCCAAATCCAACATCGTGCTCGAAGGCAAGGAAGCGATCGTGCTGTCCTCGGTCGACGAATTCAAGCTGAAGGCGATCAACGACGTCTTCCAGCAGAAGCTGGTCAAGCGCGGCGTTCCGCTGAAGGGACTCACCTACGGCAAGATCGAGACCGCCGCCGGTTCCACCGTCCGCCAGCGCATCACCATGCAGCAGGGCATCCCGATCGAGAAGGCTCGCGAGATCGTCAAGAAAATCAAAGACTCGAAGAAGAAGGTCCAGGCATCCATTCAAGGCGACCTGGTTCGGGTCAGCGGCCGGGACCGCGACTCGCTGCAGGAGATCATCGCCCTGCTGAAGAACTCTGATTTCGGCATCGATATGCAGTTCACGAATTACCGGACAATTTAGGCCCGGTGCGCGGACGGCGAAAGTCTGATTTCTGTTCTTTAGGGCGGAGCGCGACAGTATGTCCAGCCCACAGCTTGCCGTGAGCCCAGTCGAAGGAGCGTAAGCCGCGGGTTGAGCGCACCTCTTTTAGCGCGAAGCGTGACAGAGTGTGCAGCCCACAGCTTACCCTGAGCCCAGTCGAAGGGGCGTAAGCCGTGGGTTGAGCGCACCTTCTTTTAGCGCGAAGCGCGACAGAATGTGCAGCCCACGGCGTAAGCCGTGGGTTGTGCCCGAAATACGAGTGAGCCCCGCAGGGGCGTCAGAAGTAAGGCCCGACATTCACCATGGCCACTCAACCCACTACCGATGCGCGCGAAGTCTTCGAACTGCTGCGCGACGACCTTGCTGCCATTGAGCGCGAGTTTGGACGCGACACCGTTTCCAGCGTCCGCGTCATCAGCGACATCGGTGAATACCTGCGTGCCGGCGGCGGCAAGCGCATCCGCCCCGCCCTGCTGCTGCTCTCCTCCCGGCTGTTCGGCAACGGCCAGCGCGGCGCCGTGCAACTCGGCGCCGTGGTCGAGATCATCCACACCGCAACGCTCGTCCACGACGACATCATTGACGAAGCCCAGACCCGCCGCGGACGCGCTGCGGCTAATACCCAGTGGGGCAATTCCAGGTGCGTGCTCGCCGGCGACTGGCTCTACATGCAGGCCTTCAAGATCGCCGTTCAGCAGCGCAATTTCCGCATCCTCGACGTTCTCATCGACCTGACGCAAATGATGGTGGAAGGCGAGCTGCTGCAGATGGAGAAGCTCGGCCGCCTGATTTCCCTCGAAGAGCACTTCGATCTCATCTTCCGCAAGACCGCCTGCCTGTTCTCCACCTGCATGCGGCTGGGCGCCATCCTCGGCGGCGCCACTCCCGAGCAGGAAGAGAAACTCGCCCTCTACGGCCGCTCCACCGGCATGGCGTTTCAGATCGTGGACGACGTCCTCGACCTCACCGCCTCCGAAGACATACTGGGCAAGCCCGTCGGCAGTGATCTGCGCGAAGGCAAAGTGACCATGGCCGTCATTCACGCCCTGGAGCGCTGCTCGCCCGAGGAACGCGAAAAATTCCAGATC contains:
- a CDS encoding YajQ family cyclic di-GMP-binding protein gives rise to the protein MPDNSFDIVSKIDLQEVSNAMQQAMKEIHTRFDLKDSKSNIVLEGKEAIVLSSVDEFKLKAINDVFQQKLVKRGVPLKGLTYGKIETAAGSTVRQRITMQQGIPIEKAREIVKKIKDSKKKVQASIQGDLVRVSGRDRDSLQEIIALLKNSDFGIDMQFTNYRTI
- a CDS encoding polyprenyl synthetase family protein; this encodes MATQPTTDAREVFELLRDDLAAIEREFGRDTVSSVRVISDIGEYLRAGGGKRIRPALLLLSSRLFGNGQRGAVQLGAVVEIIHTATLVHDDIIDEAQTRRGRAAANTQWGNSRCVLAGDWLYMQAFKIAVQQRNFRILDVLIDLTQMMVEGELLQMEKLGRLISLEEHFDLIFRKTACLFSTCMRLGAILGGATPEQEEKLALYGRSTGMAFQIVDDVLDLTASEDILGKPVGSDLREGKVTMAVIHALERCSPEEREKFQIVLDERAFRSVTHRQVLDILNRYGSLDAALARASEFAEEARKAICSFPDSEIKRALLWVPDFVVAREK